From the Corythoichthys intestinalis isolate RoL2023-P3 chromosome 13, ASM3026506v1, whole genome shotgun sequence genome, one window contains:
- the slc35e3 gene encoding solute carrier family 35 member E3: protein MAAEKPLHIPGNRRIAAGLLANLLSSICIVFLNKWIYVRYGFPNMTLTLVHFAVTWLGLYVCQKMDVFSPKRLPLRRIAWLALSFCGFVAFTNLSLQNNSIGTYQLAKAMTTPVIILIQTAFYKKTFSTKIQLTLVPITLGVILNSYYDVRFNVPGTLFATLGVLVTSLYQVWVGAKQHELQVNSMQLLYYQAPLSSGFLLVIIPFFEPLAGDGGIFGPWSIPALLTVFFSGAVAFLVNLSIYWIIGNTSAVTYNMFGHFKFCLTLVGGYVLFQDPLTLNQALGILCTLAGILSYTHIKLAEIEEGKSRLAQRP from the exons ATGGCTGCCGAGAAGCCGCTCCACATCCCCGGCAACCGTCGTATCGCGGCCGGCCTGTTGGCCAACCTGCTGTCGTCCATCTGCATCGTGTTCCTCAACAAGTGGATCTACGTGCGTTACGGCTTCCCCAACATGACCCTGACCCTGGTCCACTTCGCCGTCACTTGGCTGGGGCTGTACGTGTGCCAGAAGATGGACGTTTTCTCGCCCAAACGGCTGCCGCTGCGCCGCATCGCCTGGTTGGCGCTCAGCTTTTGCGGCTTCGTGGCTTTCACAAACCTGTCGCTGCAGAACAACTCCATCGGCACGTACCAGCTGGCCAAAGCCATGACCACGCCGGTCATCATCCTCATCCAGACGGCTTTCTACAAGAAGACCTTCTCTACTAAGATTCAACTAACCCTG GTGCCAATCACGTTAGGCGTGATACTGAATTCGTACTATGACGTGCGTTTCAATGTGCCGGGGACGCTTTTCGCTACCTTGGGTGTTCTGGTGACCTCGCTCTACCAAGTG TGGGTCGGTGCGAAACAACACGAGCTCCAAGTCAACTCCATGCAGCTCCTGTACTACCAGGCTCCTCTGTCATCAGGCTTCCTGCTCGTCATTATCCCGTTCTTCGAGCCGCTCGCGGGTGACGGAGGAATATTTGGACCCTGGTCTATTCCCGCTCTG ttgactgtttttttttccggcgCGGTGGCGTTCCTGGTCAACCTGTCCATCTACTGGATCATCGGAAACACGTCGGCTGTTAC CTACAACATGTTTGGCCACTTCAAATTTTGCCTAACACTGGTGGGAGGGTACGTTCTCTTTCAGGACCCGCTGACACTCAACCAG GCTTTGGGGATTCTTTGCACCCTGGCGGGAATCTTGTCATACACGCACATCAAGCTGGCCGAAATCGAGGAGGGAAAGAGTCGGCTGGCTCAGAGACCTTAA
- the nup107 gene encoding nuclear pore complex protein Nup107 isoform X1: MDWGKDEMPSPVVRDDLVTVAARRMKKVAFPSPGNGSPAISPVTPARSALRNTAGSLLRQAVTPRVPDISAILASAGQTPRFVHTPKNTSGGLNLDDSDWTNSLYASPVTGLENTSFFTEDIAPLGSALLKEDDPGEAAATSLFAEFLASFLKHSSSAVFDLLDDYQALCQDKVEVLQSVVMRAGQNSKTVGVRWLLKQECHTWRLISSLYRDRVQLAMEDDMMLDMTSPNESEKMVVEQLFQRDALVRQSQLVVDWLENIAKEQMADFSDNIEYYAKNVCWENTLHELKVRSQTGNVSAFPLVTELDPDAPFRQRRPLADLDREDDVRLLKTVFALIRAGMTEEAQRLCTRCGQAWRAATLEGWKLYHDPNINPESAELRPVEGNPQRGIWKACSWRMAAEEQLNRYERGIYASLSGNLKPVLAVCESWEDCVWAHFKVMVDTLVEKHLMSLGMAHQEVEKLPREYLEANWTTEKVFEELQASESKRVLEETREHYHVIQKFIILGDLDGLLDEFSNWVTASEALPSHLLRFMSHLLLFFRSMGLALKEDVCVDVLKAYVSLLVRDRHTDLVANYVSQLPTYLATARYAAFLETLDQPELRPRCLRLATEAGLDVAAVTKLVVEMVRERDDGDFTHHRQNLETGTTKEDQDKIDVIDWLLFDPAHRAEALKQSNAIMRRFLALEKHHAAKAVFSKVPEDSMREIYCQWSGLGQSSPLPAEDENAIREHLCIRAYLEAHEAFSEWFGHSRAAPQKPTPLPEVKFTERVANEMKEKEYQAALSAWSSRLDALTEDVKERIYNVLLFVDGGWMVDNTQDSEQDAERVHQMSALRSLCLPRLSFLLLSVLQSSARHREALRLADIISSDHYKLYQVFSKEELRRFLLKLRESSLSLLDEGLDPLGYELQP; this comes from the exons ATGGACTG gGGAAAAGATGAAATGCCGTCCCCGGTGGTCCGAGATGACCTGGTGACAGTTGCCGCGCGTCGAATGAAGAAGGTGGCAT TTCCTTCACCCGGCAACGGCAGTCCCGCCATATCTCCGGTAACGCCAGCGCGTTCCGCGTTGAGGAACACGGCCGGATCGCTCTTGAGACAAGCCG TAACTCCCAGGGTTCCGGATATTTCCGCCATTTTGGCTTCCGCTGGCCAAACCCCTCGCTTCGTACACACGCCCAAAAACACGAGCGGCGGTCTG AATTTGGACGACAGCGACTGGACTAATAGCCTGTACGCGTCCCCCGTGACGGGTCTGGAGAACACCAGCTTCTTCACGGAGGACATCGCCCCTCTCGGTTCGGCCTTGCTAAAGGAGGATGACCCCGGAGAAGCCG CCGCCACCAGTCTTTTCGCAGAGTTCCTAGCGTCCTTTTTGAAGCACTCCTCTTCTGCGGTCTTCGACCTGCTGGATGATTACCAAGCCCTCTGCCAGGATAAG GTGGAAGTGCTGCAGTCGGTGGTCATGCGAGCGGGTCAGAACAGCAAGACGGTGGGAGTGCGCTGGCTCCTGAAGCAGGAGTGCCACACCTGGAGACTGATCTCGTCCCTCTACAG GGATCGAGTGCAGTTGGCAATGGAAGATGACATGATGCTTGACATGACT AGCCCcaatgaaagtgaaaaaatggtGGTGGAGCAGCTATTCCAACGCGATGCGCTCGTACGTCAAAGTCAG CTGGTGGTGGATTGGCTGGAGAACATCGCCAAGGAGCAGATGGCAGACTTTTCCGATAACATTGAGTATTACGCCAAAAATGTTTGCTG GGAGAACACCCTGCACGAGTTGAAGGTGCGAAGCCAGACCGGCAACGTCTCGGCGTTCCCGCTGGTGACTGAACTG GACCCGGACGCGCCCTTCCGCCAGCGGCGACCCCTCGCCGACCTGGACCGGGAAGACGACGTGCGTTTGCTCAAGACTGTGTTCGCGCTCATCCGAGCCGGGATGACTGAGGAG GCTCAGAGGCTGTGCACGCGATGCGGTCAGGCCTGGCGAGCTGCCACGCTGGAAGGCTGGAAGCTCTACCACGATCCCAACATCAACCCGG AAAGCGCAGAGTTGCGGCCGGTTGAAGGAAATCCTCAAAGAGGCATCTGGAAGGCCTGCAGTTGGAGGATGGCCGCGGAG GAGCAGCTCAACAGATACGAGCGCGGCATCTACGCCAGCCTGAGTGGAAATCTGAAACCC GTGTTAGCCGTGTGTGAATCGTGGGAGGACTGCGTCTGGGCTCACTTCAAAGTCATGGTGGACACGCTGGTGGAGAAGCACCTGATGTCGTTGGGGATGGCCCACCAGGAAGTGGAGAAGCTGCCGCGGGAATACCTGGAAGCCAA CTGGACTACGGAAAAAGTGTTTGAGGAGCTCCAAGCGTCAGAGTCAAAG AGGGTGTTGGAGGAGACGCGAGAGCACTATCACGTCATTCAGAAGTTTATCATCCTGGGAGACCTGGACG GTCTTCTGGACGAGTTTTCCAATTGGGTGACGGCCTCCGAGGCGCTCCCGTCGCACCTGCTGCGTTTCATGAGTCACCTGCTGCTGTTTTTCCGCTCCATGGGTTTGGCCCTGAAG GAGGACGTCTGCGTGGATGTGCTGAAGGCCTACGTGAGCCTGCTCGTCCGGGACCGGCACACCGATCTGGTGGCGAACTACGTCAGCCAGCTGCCGACCTACCTGGCCACCGCTCGCTACGCCGCTTTCCTGGAGACGCTGGATCAGCCGGAGCTCCGTCCCCGCTGCTTGCGGCTCGCCACGGAGGCCG GTTTGGACGTGGCTGCCGTGACCAAACTGGTGGTGGAGATGGTGAGAGAAAGAGATGACGGAGACTTCACGCACCACAGGCAGAATCTGGAGACGGGAACCACAAAG GAAGACCAAGATAAGATCGACGTCATCGACTGGCTTTTGTTTGACCCGGCCCATCGAGCCGAAGCCCTGAAGCAGTCCAACGCCATCATGAGGAGATTTCTGG CTCTGGAGAAACACCACGCGGCCAAAGCGGTCTTCTCTAAAGTTCCCGAGGATTCCATGAGAGAAATCTACTGCCAGTGGTCCGGTCTGGGCCAGTCCTCGCCTTTGCCCGCCGAGGACGAGAACGCCATCAGAGAGCACCTGTGCATCAGAGCCTACCTG GAAGCCCACGAAGCCTTCTCCGAGTGGTTCGGTCACAGTCGCGCGGCTCCCCAAAAGCCGACACCTTTGCCAGAAGTCAAATTTACAGAGCGAGTGGCCAATGAGATGAAAGAAAAGGAATACCAG GCCGCGCTGTCCGCCTGGTCGAGCCGCCTGGACGCCCTGACCGAAGACGTGAAGGAAAGAATTTACAACGTGCTGCTGTTTGTGGACGGGGGCTGGATGGTGGACAACACACAG GATTCGGAGCAAGATGCCGAGCGCGTCCACCAAATGTCGGCGCTGCGCTCGCTGTGTCTGCCCCGCCTCAGTTTCCTGCTGCTCAGCGTGCTGCAGAGCTCCGCCAGACACCGCGAGGCTCTGCGGCTCGCCGACATCATCTCGTCCGACCATTATAAGCTCTACCAG GTGTTTTCCAAAGAGGAGCTGAGACGCTTCCTCCTCAAGTTGAGGGAGTCGTCGCTCTCGCTGTTGGACGAGGGACTCGACCCGCTCGGCTACGAGTTGCAGCCGTAA
- the nup107 gene encoding nuclear pore complex protein Nup107 isoform X2, translated as MDWGKDEMPSPVVRDDLVTVAARRMKKVAFPSPGNGSPAISPVTPARSALRNTAGSLLRQAVTPRVPDISAILASAGQTPRFVHTPKNTSGGLNLDDSDWTNSLYASPVTGLENTSFFTEDIAPLGSALLKEDDPGEAAATSLFAEFLASFLKHSSSAVFDLLDDYQALCQDKVEVLQSVVMRAGQNSKTVGVRWLLKQECHTWRLISSLYRDRVQLAMEDDMMLDMTSPNESEKMVVEQLFQRDALLVVDWLENIAKEQMADFSDNIEYYAKNVCWENTLHELKVRSQTGNVSAFPLVTELDPDAPFRQRRPLADLDREDDVRLLKTVFALIRAGMTEEAQRLCTRCGQAWRAATLEGWKLYHDPNINPESAELRPVEGNPQRGIWKACSWRMAAEEQLNRYERGIYASLSGNLKPVLAVCESWEDCVWAHFKVMVDTLVEKHLMSLGMAHQEVEKLPREYLEANWTTEKVFEELQASESKRVLEETREHYHVIQKFIILGDLDGLLDEFSNWVTASEALPSHLLRFMSHLLLFFRSMGLALKEDVCVDVLKAYVSLLVRDRHTDLVANYVSQLPTYLATARYAAFLETLDQPELRPRCLRLATEAGLDVAAVTKLVVEMVRERDDGDFTHHRQNLETGTTKEDQDKIDVIDWLLFDPAHRAEALKQSNAIMRRFLALEKHHAAKAVFSKVPEDSMREIYCQWSGLGQSSPLPAEDENAIREHLCIRAYLEAHEAFSEWFGHSRAAPQKPTPLPEVKFTERVANEMKEKEYQAALSAWSSRLDALTEDVKERIYNVLLFVDGGWMVDNTQDSEQDAERVHQMSALRSLCLPRLSFLLLSVLQSSARHREALRLADIISSDHYKLYQVFSKEELRRFLLKLRESSLSLLDEGLDPLGYELQP; from the exons ATGGACTG gGGAAAAGATGAAATGCCGTCCCCGGTGGTCCGAGATGACCTGGTGACAGTTGCCGCGCGTCGAATGAAGAAGGTGGCAT TTCCTTCACCCGGCAACGGCAGTCCCGCCATATCTCCGGTAACGCCAGCGCGTTCCGCGTTGAGGAACACGGCCGGATCGCTCTTGAGACAAGCCG TAACTCCCAGGGTTCCGGATATTTCCGCCATTTTGGCTTCCGCTGGCCAAACCCCTCGCTTCGTACACACGCCCAAAAACACGAGCGGCGGTCTG AATTTGGACGACAGCGACTGGACTAATAGCCTGTACGCGTCCCCCGTGACGGGTCTGGAGAACACCAGCTTCTTCACGGAGGACATCGCCCCTCTCGGTTCGGCCTTGCTAAAGGAGGATGACCCCGGAGAAGCCG CCGCCACCAGTCTTTTCGCAGAGTTCCTAGCGTCCTTTTTGAAGCACTCCTCTTCTGCGGTCTTCGACCTGCTGGATGATTACCAAGCCCTCTGCCAGGATAAG GTGGAAGTGCTGCAGTCGGTGGTCATGCGAGCGGGTCAGAACAGCAAGACGGTGGGAGTGCGCTGGCTCCTGAAGCAGGAGTGCCACACCTGGAGACTGATCTCGTCCCTCTACAG GGATCGAGTGCAGTTGGCAATGGAAGATGACATGATGCTTGACATGACT AGCCCcaatgaaagtgaaaaaatggtGGTGGAGCAGCTATTCCAACGCGATGCGCTC CTGGTGGTGGATTGGCTGGAGAACATCGCCAAGGAGCAGATGGCAGACTTTTCCGATAACATTGAGTATTACGCCAAAAATGTTTGCTG GGAGAACACCCTGCACGAGTTGAAGGTGCGAAGCCAGACCGGCAACGTCTCGGCGTTCCCGCTGGTGACTGAACTG GACCCGGACGCGCCCTTCCGCCAGCGGCGACCCCTCGCCGACCTGGACCGGGAAGACGACGTGCGTTTGCTCAAGACTGTGTTCGCGCTCATCCGAGCCGGGATGACTGAGGAG GCTCAGAGGCTGTGCACGCGATGCGGTCAGGCCTGGCGAGCTGCCACGCTGGAAGGCTGGAAGCTCTACCACGATCCCAACATCAACCCGG AAAGCGCAGAGTTGCGGCCGGTTGAAGGAAATCCTCAAAGAGGCATCTGGAAGGCCTGCAGTTGGAGGATGGCCGCGGAG GAGCAGCTCAACAGATACGAGCGCGGCATCTACGCCAGCCTGAGTGGAAATCTGAAACCC GTGTTAGCCGTGTGTGAATCGTGGGAGGACTGCGTCTGGGCTCACTTCAAAGTCATGGTGGACACGCTGGTGGAGAAGCACCTGATGTCGTTGGGGATGGCCCACCAGGAAGTGGAGAAGCTGCCGCGGGAATACCTGGAAGCCAA CTGGACTACGGAAAAAGTGTTTGAGGAGCTCCAAGCGTCAGAGTCAAAG AGGGTGTTGGAGGAGACGCGAGAGCACTATCACGTCATTCAGAAGTTTATCATCCTGGGAGACCTGGACG GTCTTCTGGACGAGTTTTCCAATTGGGTGACGGCCTCCGAGGCGCTCCCGTCGCACCTGCTGCGTTTCATGAGTCACCTGCTGCTGTTTTTCCGCTCCATGGGTTTGGCCCTGAAG GAGGACGTCTGCGTGGATGTGCTGAAGGCCTACGTGAGCCTGCTCGTCCGGGACCGGCACACCGATCTGGTGGCGAACTACGTCAGCCAGCTGCCGACCTACCTGGCCACCGCTCGCTACGCCGCTTTCCTGGAGACGCTGGATCAGCCGGAGCTCCGTCCCCGCTGCTTGCGGCTCGCCACGGAGGCCG GTTTGGACGTGGCTGCCGTGACCAAACTGGTGGTGGAGATGGTGAGAGAAAGAGATGACGGAGACTTCACGCACCACAGGCAGAATCTGGAGACGGGAACCACAAAG GAAGACCAAGATAAGATCGACGTCATCGACTGGCTTTTGTTTGACCCGGCCCATCGAGCCGAAGCCCTGAAGCAGTCCAACGCCATCATGAGGAGATTTCTGG CTCTGGAGAAACACCACGCGGCCAAAGCGGTCTTCTCTAAAGTTCCCGAGGATTCCATGAGAGAAATCTACTGCCAGTGGTCCGGTCTGGGCCAGTCCTCGCCTTTGCCCGCCGAGGACGAGAACGCCATCAGAGAGCACCTGTGCATCAGAGCCTACCTG GAAGCCCACGAAGCCTTCTCCGAGTGGTTCGGTCACAGTCGCGCGGCTCCCCAAAAGCCGACACCTTTGCCAGAAGTCAAATTTACAGAGCGAGTGGCCAATGAGATGAAAGAAAAGGAATACCAG GCCGCGCTGTCCGCCTGGTCGAGCCGCCTGGACGCCCTGACCGAAGACGTGAAGGAAAGAATTTACAACGTGCTGCTGTTTGTGGACGGGGGCTGGATGGTGGACAACACACAG GATTCGGAGCAAGATGCCGAGCGCGTCCACCAAATGTCGGCGCTGCGCTCGCTGTGTCTGCCCCGCCTCAGTTTCCTGCTGCTCAGCGTGCTGCAGAGCTCCGCCAGACACCGCGAGGCTCTGCGGCTCGCCGACATCATCTCGTCCGACCATTATAAGCTCTACCAG GTGTTTTCCAAAGAGGAGCTGAGACGCTTCCTCCTCAAGTTGAGGGAGTCGTCGCTCTCGCTGTTGGACGAGGGACTCGACCCGCTCGGCTACGAGTTGCAGCCGTAA